From Corynebacterium sp. BD556, the proteins below share one genomic window:
- a CDS encoding F0F1 ATP synthase subunit B, with the protein MTSVTNFVVAAEGETLPLEGEPSILLPPMYDVVWSLVVFIVIFLLFWKFVLPKFQEVLAEREDRIKGGIERAQVAQAEAKAALEKNNAELAEARAEAAEIREAARERGKEIEAQARANAEVEAARILEAGEKQLQASREQVVSELRNEMGQNSINLAERLLGTELSDSTRRSNTIDDFLAELDHVSTRK; encoded by the coding sequence ATGACAAGCGTCACTAATTTTGTTGTGGCGGCAGAAGGAGAGACCCTGCCCCTCGAGGGCGAGCCCTCCATCCTTTTGCCTCCCATGTACGACGTGGTTTGGTCGTTGGTCGTCTTCATCGTCATCTTCCTCCTCTTTTGGAAGTTCGTTCTTCCGAAGTTCCAGGAAGTGCTCGCGGAGCGCGAAGACCGAATCAAGGGCGGCATCGAGCGTGCTCAGGTCGCCCAGGCTGAAGCCAAGGCTGCTCTGGAGAAGAACAACGCTGAACTGGCTGAGGCCCGTGCTGAAGCCGCCGAGATCCGTGAAGCTGCGCGCGAGCGTGGCAAGGAGATCGAGGCGCAGGCCCGCGCCAACGCCGAGGTTGAGGCTGCCCGAATCCTCGAGGCTGGCGAGAAGCAACTGCAAGCATCGCGCGAGCAGGTTGTCTCGGAGCTGCGCAACGAGATGGGACAGAACTCGATCAACCTGGCTGAGCGTTTGCTCGGTACCGAGCTGTCGGACTCTACCCGCCGCTCGAACACGATCGACGACTTCCTGGCCGAGCTGGACCACGTCTCGACAAGGAAGTAG
- a CDS encoding F0F1 ATP synthase subunit delta translates to MKATSREALARVEKELGEIIRSSGEGESSVAAAAQIGTELLLIADELDRERALRVALTDPSLEVAAREGILNEVFSGKVAEPTLAVLRSIANQEWSSSREMRTGVVNLGRFALMLAAKANGQLEQIESELFQLSVLLENNAELTQLLSDRKAPAKQRRSLLANVIYGKVSMFTEAIALQVIGRPVRNPIDDLAAVSEEVAQMRGKTVARISAAEELSSGQREALSAKLESIYGREIAIHTEVDPSLLGGMVIRVGDEEIDGSTRGKLSRLRADLAANTAY, encoded by the coding sequence ATGAAGGCAACAAGTCGAGAAGCACTGGCGCGAGTTGAAAAAGAGCTCGGTGAGATCATCCGTTCCTCCGGGGAGGGTGAATCCTCCGTCGCGGCTGCGGCCCAAATTGGCACCGAGCTTCTCCTCATCGCCGATGAACTCGATCGGGAGCGAGCCCTGCGAGTCGCCCTGACTGATCCCTCCCTTGAGGTCGCCGCCCGAGAGGGCATCCTCAATGAAGTTTTTAGTGGGAAAGTCGCCGAGCCGACCCTTGCTGTTTTGCGTTCGATCGCAAACCAAGAGTGGTCGTCGTCGCGTGAGATGCGCACCGGGGTTGTCAACCTGGGTCGTTTCGCGCTCATGCTTGCAGCGAAGGCCAATGGCCAGTTGGAGCAAATTGAAAGTGAGCTTTTTCAGCTTTCCGTACTCCTCGAGAACAATGCGGAACTGACCCAGCTCCTTTCGGACCGCAAGGCACCAGCCAAGCAGAGGCGCAGCCTTTTGGCCAACGTCATCTACGGCAAGGTGAGCATGTTCACCGAAGCCATCGCACTTCAGGTCATCGGCCGCCCTGTACGCAACCCGATCGACGATCTTGCGGCAGTGTCCGAAGAAGTCGCGCAGATGCGGGGCAAGACAGTGGCTCGCATTTCTGCCGCTGAGGAGCTTAGCTCCGGGCAACGCGAGGCACTATCCGCAAAGCTGGAATCCATTTACGGCCGCGAGATAGCTATTCACACCGAGGTAGACCCCAGCCTCCTCGGCGGAATGGTGATCCGAGTAGGCGACGAGGAAATCGACGGTTCGACCCGAGGTAAACTCTCGCGTCTGCGCGCCGACCTAGCCGCAAACACGGCCTATTAA
- the atpA gene encoding F0F1 ATP synthase subunit alpha: MLEQTTESRKNMAELTISSDEIRSAIANYTSSYSAEASREEVGVVISAADGIAQVSGLPGCMTNELLEFPNGVIGVAQNLDTDTIGVVVLGNFETLTEGDKVKRTGEVLSIPVGENFLGRVINPLGQPIDGLGPIESTDERALELQAAGVLDRQPVEEPMATGIKAIDAMTPIGRGQRQLIIGDRKTGKTAVCIDTILNQKSYWETGDPSQQVRCIYVAVGQKGSTIAGVRATLEQHGALEYTTIVAAPASDSAGFKWLAPFSGAALGQHWMYQGKHVLVIYDDLTKQAEAYRAISLLLRRPPGREAYPGDVFYLHSRLLERAAKLNDELGAGSLTALPIIETKANDVGAFIPTNVISITDGQVFLQSDLFNQGVRPAIDVGISVSRVGGAAQTKGMKKVAGNLRLDLAAYRDLEAFAAFASDLDSASKRQLERGQRLVELLKQSENSPQPVEYQIISIWLANEGAFDVVPVADVRRYESELQDYIRSNAPQVYEQIAGGKALDEDSQQALLRANEEFARGFQASDGQRVVREPEAEPLDASEVSKHQLNVNRSK; encoded by the coding sequence ATGCTGGAACAAACAACCGAGAGCAGGAAGAACATGGCGGAGCTGACGATCTCCTCCGATGAGATCCGTAGCGCGATAGCGAACTACACCTCGAGCTACTCTGCGGAGGCCTCCCGTGAGGAGGTCGGCGTGGTGATTTCGGCTGCCGACGGCATTGCCCAGGTCTCTGGGCTGCCGGGCTGCATGACGAATGAGCTGCTCGAGTTCCCCAACGGTGTCATCGGTGTTGCACAGAACCTTGATACGGACACTATCGGTGTCGTCGTCTTGGGCAACTTCGAGACCCTCACCGAGGGCGACAAAGTCAAAAGGACCGGCGAGGTCCTGTCCATCCCGGTCGGGGAGAACTTCCTCGGCCGAGTGATCAACCCCCTGGGCCAGCCGATCGACGGCCTGGGCCCGATCGAATCCACCGATGAGCGCGCACTTGAGCTGCAGGCCGCAGGCGTTCTCGACCGTCAGCCGGTCGAGGAACCGATGGCCACCGGCATCAAGGCGATCGACGCCATGACGCCGATCGGCCGTGGCCAGCGTCAGCTCATCATCGGTGACCGCAAGACCGGCAAAACGGCGGTCTGCATCGACACAATTTTGAACCAGAAGTCCTACTGGGAAACTGGTGACCCGAGCCAGCAAGTTCGCTGCATTTACGTGGCAGTGGGGCAGAAGGGCTCCACTATTGCTGGTGTGCGTGCCACCTTGGAGCAGCATGGTGCGTTGGAATACACCACCATTGTGGCTGCTCCCGCCTCCGACTCTGCAGGCTTTAAGTGGCTCGCGCCTTTCTCCGGTGCGGCTTTGGGTCAGCACTGGATGTACCAGGGCAAGCACGTTTTGGTTATCTACGATGACCTGACTAAGCAGGCCGAGGCCTACCGTGCGATTTCCTTGCTGCTGCGCCGCCCGCCGGGCCGCGAAGCATACCCGGGCGACGTGTTTTACCTGCACTCGCGTTTGCTGGAGCGTGCCGCCAAGCTTAACGACGAGCTCGGTGCTGGCTCCTTGACCGCGTTGCCGATCATTGAGACGAAGGCAAATGACGTCGGTGCGTTCATTCCGACGAACGTCATCTCGATTACCGACGGCCAGGTATTCCTCCAGTCCGACCTGTTTAACCAGGGCGTCCGCCCGGCCATCGACGTTGGTATCTCCGTTTCCCGTGTCGGTGGTGCCGCGCAGACCAAGGGGATGAAGAAGGTCGCCGGAAACCTGCGTTTGGACTTGGCTGCGTACCGCGACCTCGAGGCCTTCGCTGCGTTCGCCTCCGACCTTGACTCCGCCTCGAAGCGCCAGCTTGAGCGTGGTCAGCGTCTCGTTGAGCTGCTGAAGCAGTCGGAGAACTCGCCACAGCCGGTGGAGTACCAGATCATCTCGATCTGGCTTGCCAACGAGGGCGCCTTCGACGTCGTTCCCGTTGCGGACGTCCGTCGTTACGAATCTGAGCTGCAAGACTACATTCGCTCCAACGCCCCGCAGGTCTACGAGCAGATCGCCGGAGGCAAGGCTTTGGATGAGGATTCCCAGCAGGCTTTGCTTCGCGCCAACGAGGAGTTCGCCCGCGGCTTCCAGGCCTCGGACGGACAGCGTGTGGTGCGCGAACCCGAGGCTGAGCCTTTGGATGCCAGCGAGGTTTCCAAGCACCAGCTCAACGTCAACCGCTCCAAGTAG
- a CDS encoding F0F1 ATP synthase subunit gamma, producing the protein MATLRELRDRIRSVNSTKKITKAQELIATSQITKAQQRVQAAKPYADEIQDVMERLAAATTLDHPMLRERANGRVAAILVVTSDRGMAGGYNHNVLKKTAELEKMLIQAGYEVVRYVTGGKGVTHFRFREMDVAGAWTGWSQKPTWEATHDVRHHLINGFLAGSEGEVEWREGLTGPEGQAVRGFDQLHVVYTEFVSMLSQEARVQQVLPIEPVLHEIEYKQEDMLTTDANVQPDMEFEPDPDTLMADLLPAYVSRYLYSLFMESSASESASRRTAMKNATDNATDLANNLSREANQARQAKITQEITEIIGGAGALSGSGESD; encoded by the coding sequence ATGGCAACACTTCGCGAACTGCGTGACCGCATCCGGTCCGTGAACTCCACGAAGAAGATCACCAAAGCACAGGAATTGATCGCGACCTCGCAGATCACCAAGGCGCAGCAGCGTGTTCAAGCCGCTAAGCCTTACGCTGATGAGATTCAAGACGTCATGGAGCGCCTCGCGGCCGCGACTACCCTCGACCACCCCATGCTCCGTGAGCGTGCAAACGGTCGTGTCGCGGCAATCCTTGTGGTCACCTCCGACCGCGGTATGGCTGGCGGTTACAACCACAACGTTCTCAAAAAGACGGCTGAGCTTGAGAAGATGCTCATCCAAGCCGGCTACGAGGTTGTGCGCTACGTGACTGGTGGCAAGGGCGTCACCCATTTCCGGTTCCGCGAAATGGATGTCGCGGGTGCATGGACCGGCTGGTCCCAGAAGCCGACGTGGGAGGCGACGCACGATGTGCGCCACCACCTCATCAATGGCTTCCTTGCCGGCTCTGAAGGCGAAGTTGAATGGCGCGAGGGACTGACCGGCCCGGAGGGCCAAGCGGTGCGTGGTTTCGACCAGCTCCACGTGGTCTACACCGAGTTCGTCTCGATGCTGAGCCAGGAAGCTCGTGTTCAGCAGGTTTTGCCGATCGAGCCCGTCTTGCACGAGATCGAATACAAGCAGGAAGACATGCTGACCACGGACGCTAACGTCCAGCCCGACATGGAGTTCGAGCCGGACCCCGACACGCTCATGGCGGACCTGCTTCCGGCTTACGTTTCGAGGTACCTGTACTCGCTGTTCATGGAGTCTTCGGCGTCCGAGTCCGCCTCGCGGCGCACGGCTATGAAGAATGCGACGGATAACGCGACGGACCTGGCTAACAACCTGTCGCGTGAGGCAAACCAAGCCCGTCAGGCTAAAATTACCCAGGAAATCACCGAGATCATCGGCGGCGCTGGTGCGCTGTCCGGTAGCGGAGAAAGCGACTAA
- the atpD gene encoding F0F1 ATP synthase subunit beta — protein sequence MTTAHSFEERNDEAAGGAEVTQTEARPAPAENTQKPAGSENGRVVRVIGAVVDVEFPRGELPELYNAVHVDIELGELSKTITLEVAQFLGDNLVRTIAMAPTDGLVRGAQVRDSGNPISVPVGDQVKGHVFNALGECLDDPSVGKDGERWGIHREPPAFKDLEGKTEILETGIKVIDLLTPYVKGGKIGLFGGAGVGKTVLIQEMITRIAREFSGTSVFAGVGERTREGTDLFLEMEDMGVLPDTALVFGQMDEPPGVRMRVALSGLTMAEYFRDEQNQDVLLFIDNIFRFTQAGSEVSTLLGRMPSAVGYQPTLADEMGVLQERITSTKGRSITSLQAVYVPADDYTDPAPATTFAHLDATTELSRSIASKGIYPAVDPLTSTSRILEPGIVGERHYAVAQKVIGILQKNKELQDIIAILGMDELSEEDKITVMRARKLERFLGQNFFVAKKFTGDEGSYVPLEETIEAFDKLCEGEFDAYPEQAFSNLGGLDDVEAQYKKLQEK from the coding sequence ATGACTACTGCTCACTCTTTCGAGGAGCGCAACGACGAGGCGGCTGGTGGTGCTGAGGTTACCCAGACCGAGGCACGCCCCGCCCCGGCCGAGAACACGCAGAAGCCTGCAGGTTCCGAAAATGGCCGTGTCGTGCGCGTCATTGGCGCAGTCGTCGACGTGGAGTTCCCACGTGGCGAACTGCCTGAACTTTACAACGCCGTGCATGTCGACATTGAGCTCGGCGAGCTGTCCAAAACCATCACCCTTGAGGTTGCCCAGTTCTTGGGCGATAACCTGGTGCGCACCATTGCCATGGCCCCGACCGACGGTCTTGTCCGTGGCGCCCAGGTCCGCGACTCCGGTAACCCCATTTCTGTTCCGGTCGGCGACCAGGTCAAGGGTCACGTCTTCAACGCGCTCGGCGAGTGCCTTGATGACCCGTCGGTAGGCAAGGATGGTGAGCGCTGGGGGATCCACCGCGAGCCTCCGGCCTTTAAGGATCTCGAAGGCAAGACTGAGATTCTTGAAACCGGTATTAAGGTCATCGATCTTTTGACCCCGTACGTCAAGGGTGGAAAGATCGGCCTGTTTGGCGGAGCTGGTGTGGGCAAGACTGTCCTTATCCAGGAGATGATTACTCGTATTGCCCGCGAGTTTTCTGGTACTTCGGTCTTCGCCGGCGTCGGCGAGCGCACCCGTGAAGGCACCGATCTGTTCCTGGAGATGGAAGACATGGGTGTGCTTCCAGATACCGCTCTTGTCTTCGGCCAGATGGACGAGCCGCCGGGAGTGCGTATGCGTGTCGCCCTGTCTGGTTTGACTATGGCGGAGTATTTCCGTGACGAGCAGAACCAGGACGTTTTGCTCTTCATTGACAATATCTTCCGTTTCACCCAGGCTGGTTCTGAGGTTTCGACCCTTCTCGGCCGCATGCCGTCCGCTGTGGGTTACCAGCCGACGCTGGCCGATGAGATGGGTGTTCTTCAGGAACGCATTACCTCGACCAAGGGCCGTTCGATTACTTCGCTGCAGGCTGTTTACGTGCCGGCGGATGACTACACCGACCCGGCTCCGGCGACGACCTTTGCCCACCTGGATGCGACCACTGAGCTGTCGCGCTCTATCGCATCGAAGGGCATTTACCCCGCTGTGGACCCGCTGACGTCGACCTCTCGTATTCTTGAGCCGGGCATCGTCGGTGAGCGCCACTACGCGGTGGCCCAGAAAGTCATTGGCATCTTGCAGAAGAACAAGGAACTGCAGGACATCATCGCCATTCTCGGTATGGACGAGCTGTCTGAAGAAGACAAGATCACCGTTATGCGTGCCCGTAAGTTGGAGCGTTTCCTTGGCCAGAACTTCTTTGTGGCAAAGAAGTTCACCGGCGATGAGGGCTCCTACGTGCCGCTCGAGGAGACTATCGAGGCCTTTGACAAGCTGTGCGAGGGTGAGTTTGACGCTTACCCGGAGCAGGCATTCTCCAACCTTGGCGGTCTCGACGACGTCGAGGCTCAGTACAAGAAGCTGCAGGAGAAGTAG
- a CDS encoding F0F1 ATP synthase subunit epsilon — protein MAEITVQLVSVDRMLWSGQASILTAQTTEGEIGILPGHEPFLGRLKDYGVVTIRPIDGERIVAAVQGGFLSVQGNKVTVLADFAVFADEVNSRDAESELSSGDAEQKARAMAELAAVRRSGANS, from the coding sequence ATGGCTGAAATCACCGTACAACTCGTCTCGGTCGACCGCATGCTGTGGTCGGGTCAGGCTAGCATCCTCACAGCCCAGACCACCGAGGGTGAGATCGGTATTCTGCCCGGCCATGAGCCGTTCCTCGGGCGTCTCAAGGACTACGGCGTTGTGACGATCCGCCCGATCGACGGCGAGCGCATCGTCGCTGCCGTGCAGGGAGGTTTCCTTTCTGTGCAAGGCAACAAGGTCACCGTCCTCGCTGACTTTGCTGTTTTCGCTGATGAGGTTAATTCCCGCGACGCTGAAAGCGAGCTTTCCAGTGGCGACGCGGAGCAAAAAGCTCGCGCCATGGCCGAGCTTGCTGCCGTGCGCCGCAGCGGCGCTAATAGCTAG
- a CDS encoding DUF2550 domain-containing protein → MEVVVYAVVLLVVFASFVAAWRFMRFRNAGAQGMFRRLPARGVHGWRHGILHYKGEVLQFYKLRSLSLTNDLSLERRSITIDGVRQLSADEREFMPQVAEILQLSSPFGALEFAAPLHAQMALVSWIEAAPDQRQQRRDLNFLAHQRHNGNRKGA, encoded by the coding sequence ATGGAGGTCGTGGTCTACGCCGTCGTTCTGCTCGTTGTTTTTGCTTCGTTTGTGGCGGCGTGGCGGTTCATGCGGTTTCGCAATGCTGGCGCACAGGGAATGTTTCGCCGCTTGCCTGCTCGGGGTGTGCACGGGTGGCGTCATGGAATTTTGCATTATAAGGGTGAGGTGCTGCAGTTTTATAAGCTGAGGTCGTTGTCTTTGACGAATGATTTGAGTTTGGAACGACGCAGTATCACCATCGATGGGGTAAGGCAATTAAGCGCTGATGAGCGTGAGTTCATGCCGCAGGTGGCAGAGATCCTCCAGTTGAGTAGCCCATTTGGCGCTTTGGAGTTTGCGGCCCCGCTGCACGCTCAGATGGCGTTGGTGTCCTGGATCGAGGCAGCCCCGGATCAAAGGCAGCAACGCCGCGATTTGAATTTTTTGGCGCACCAGCGCCACAACGGCAACCGCAAGGGCGCCTAA
- the nucS gene encoding endonuclease NucS: MRLLIAECTVDYVGRLDAHLPLAKRLIMVKADGSVSIHADDRAYKPLNWMTPPCTIRTEAVVDIDGEDTGDELWIVENNKGDQLRITIGEVLSDNEIELGQDPGLVKDGVEAHLQELLAEHITVLGEGFTLVRREYPTAIGPVDILARNSEGATFAVEIKRRGGLDGVEQLSRYVELLNRDTLLAPVYGVLAAQEFKPQARTLAADRGFRCLTLDYDELRGIESDELRLF; this comes from the coding sequence ATGCGTTTGCTTATTGCCGAGTGCACTGTGGACTATGTGGGCCGTTTGGATGCTCACCTGCCGTTGGCAAAGCGTCTGATTATGGTGAAGGCCGACGGTTCGGTGTCGATTCATGCGGATGACCGAGCTTACAAGCCTTTGAACTGGATGACTCCGCCGTGCACGATCAGGACCGAAGCTGTGGTGGATATCGACGGTGAGGATACTGGTGATGAGCTGTGGATCGTGGAAAACAACAAGGGTGATCAGTTGCGTATCACTATTGGGGAGGTGCTCTCCGATAATGAGATCGAGCTGGGGCAAGACCCGGGCTTGGTAAAAGATGGCGTCGAAGCGCACCTGCAGGAGTTGCTGGCCGAGCACATCACCGTACTGGGGGAAGGATTTACACTCGTGCGCCGCGAGTATCCGACGGCGATCGGTCCGGTGGATATCCTCGCGCGTAATTCTGAGGGGGCGACTTTCGCGGTGGAAATTAAACGCCGCGGTGGACTAGATGGGGTGGAGCAGCTTTCACGCTACGTTGAGCTTCTGAACCGTGACACACTGCTGGCCCCTGTTTACGGGGTTCTCGCGGCCCAGGAGTTTAAGCCTCAGGCCCGCACGTTGGCCGCTGATCGGGGTTTTCGCTGCTTGACTCTCGACTACGACGAACTGCGCGGAATCGAGTCCGACGAGCTGCGTTTGTTTTAG
- the istA gene encoding IS21 family transposase, producing MISLEEWAQIRYLRGQGLSLRKIAAEVGCAKKTVEKALASDSPPCYKPRDAKGTSFDPFEPQVRELLTETPQLNAKVLAQRVGWTGSDSWFRKHVARIRTEYMPADPVDTLTHAPGREIQCDLTFAPGGLPDADGVYRALPVLVMAASHSRFAAACVLPSRTTDDLIAGMWQLITRDFQAVPDRLVWDHESGIGKAKLCEPVAAFGGALCCRIVQTPPRDPESKGIVERTNGYMKRSFFPGRRFSDPVDVQAQLDEWFTTIANARVHTTLKATPADLFAADQRAMRPLPPYPPVFGVRPAVRLPRNYYVTVDTNQYSVDPTFIDRLVTVRSTLDEIAVTGPHGEPAAVHPRHWGQHKVITDPAHAQTARAMRRDLATAGERFQPDTAVDIADLSIYDHIA from the coding sequence GTGATTTCATTGGAGGAATGGGCGCAGATCCGATACCTGCGTGGGCAGGGTCTGTCATTGAGGAAGATCGCGGCCGAAGTGGGCTGTGCGAAGAAGACGGTGGAGAAGGCTTTGGCTTCAGATTCGCCGCCTTGTTACAAGCCACGGGATGCCAAAGGCACGAGTTTCGATCCGTTTGAACCGCAGGTCAGGGAACTTCTCACGGAAACACCGCAGCTTAATGCCAAGGTGTTGGCTCAGCGAGTGGGCTGGACAGGCTCGGATTCATGGTTTCGCAAACACGTTGCCAGGATCCGGACTGAGTATATGCCCGCCGACCCAGTCGATACCCTTACTCACGCCCCGGGGCGTGAGATCCAATGTGATCTCACTTTTGCACCGGGTGGACTACCTGATGCTGATGGGGTCTACCGCGCGTTGCCGGTGTTGGTGATGGCAGCCTCGCATTCTCGTTTCGCTGCGGCGTGTGTGCTTCCCTCGCGCACGACTGATGACTTGATCGCCGGGATGTGGCAGTTGATAACACGTGATTTCCAAGCGGTACCAGATCGGCTCGTGTGGGATCACGAGTCCGGGATTGGCAAGGCGAAGCTGTGCGAGCCTGTTGCCGCATTCGGCGGGGCGCTGTGCTGCAGAATCGTTCAGACCCCACCGCGGGACCCGGAATCTAAAGGCATCGTCGAGCGCACCAACGGGTACATGAAGCGTTCCTTCTTCCCCGGGCGCCGGTTCAGCGACCCGGTGGATGTGCAAGCCCAACTTGATGAGTGGTTCACCACAATCGCCAACGCACGCGTTCACACCACGTTGAAGGCCACACCGGCGGACTTGTTTGCAGCTGATCAGCGGGCGATGCGCCCCTTGCCACCGTATCCGCCGGTGTTCGGTGTCAGGCCCGCGGTGCGCCTGCCGCGAAACTACTACGTCACCGTTGACACCAACCAGTACAGCGTGGATCCGACATTCATTGACCGACTAGTCACTGTGCGCAGCACGCTTGATGAAATCGCCGTGACCGGGCCACACGGTGAACCCGCCGCGGTGCACCCGCGCCACTGGGGCCAGCACAAGGTCATCACCGACCCCGCCCACGCCCAAACTGCCCGCGCCATGCGCCGCGACCTAGCTACGGCGGGCGAGAGATTCCAGCCAGATACCGCTGTTGACATCGCTGACCTATCCATCTACGACCACATCGCCTAA
- the istB gene encoding IS21-like element helper ATPase IstB — MTRTSAHDTAAAISHLARELKAPRIDNVYSTIADQARSQSWTFEEYLAAVLSVEATARAESGASLRVKRAGFPAVKTIADFDFTAQPSIDRTEIARLETGAWVATAENVVLLGPPGTGKTHLATALGITAAQQGYRVLFDTAAGWVNTLTEAHNTGKLETLLKRLNRYHLLIIDELGYIPVEADAANLFFQLVSRRYEHGSIIVTSNLAFSQWAQCFGDITVATAMVDRIVHHAKIFQHRGVSHRIKGREIPAPTTPSPTPHQAQ, encoded by the coding sequence ATGACCCGCACCAGCGCCCACGACACCGCGGCGGCAATTAGTCACCTCGCACGGGAGTTGAAAGCCCCACGCATCGACAACGTCTACTCAACCATCGCCGATCAAGCACGTAGCCAATCCTGGACATTCGAGGAGTACCTCGCCGCCGTGCTATCTGTCGAAGCGACCGCCCGCGCAGAATCCGGAGCATCATTACGCGTCAAACGCGCCGGCTTTCCGGCCGTGAAAACCATCGCCGACTTCGACTTCACCGCACAACCCAGTATTGACCGCACTGAAATCGCACGCCTTGAAACCGGGGCCTGGGTCGCCACAGCTGAAAACGTCGTCCTGCTCGGCCCACCCGGAACCGGCAAAACCCACCTCGCCACCGCACTTGGCATCACAGCAGCGCAGCAAGGCTATCGCGTCCTCTTCGACACCGCCGCCGGGTGGGTAAACACCCTCACTGAAGCCCACAACACCGGCAAACTCGAAACGCTGCTGAAACGATTAAACCGCTACCACCTGCTCATCATCGACGAACTCGGCTACATTCCCGTCGAAGCTGACGCGGCGAACCTGTTTTTTCAACTCGTCTCCAGACGCTACGAACACGGCTCCATCATCGTGACCTCAAACCTAGCGTTTTCCCAATGGGCGCAATGCTTCGGCGACATCACAGTAGCCACCGCCATGGTCGACCGCATCGTCCACCACGCCAAAATCTTTCAACACCGAGGAGTAAGCCACCGCATCAAAGGACGCGAAATACCCGCACCAACAACCCCCTCACCAACCCCACATCAGGCACAATAA